One Streptomyces sp. V4I8 genomic window carries:
- a CDS encoding MaoC/PaaZ C-terminal domain-containing protein codes for MPIDAAKALAAEPRTGEISWNSKDVQLYHLGIGAGVPATDPDELRYTLESRLHVLPSFATVAGSGSPGVISGLSMPGIEVDLARVLHGGQSLVIHRPLPATGTATATNRIAAIHDKGKAAVLVMRTEVADTDGPLWTNDAQIFVRGEGGWGGDRGPSARLDPPTGEPDRVVERPVREDQALLYRLSGDWNPLHADPEFAKVAGFERPILHGLCTYGITLKAVVDTLLGGDVTRVRSYVTRFAGVVYPGETLRIRMWHTPQSTRVAVSAVERDDAPVLADTIVEHS; via the coding sequence ATGCCCATCGACGCAGCCAAGGCCCTCGCCGCCGAACCCCGGACCGGCGAGATCTCCTGGAACTCCAAGGACGTCCAGCTCTACCACCTCGGCATCGGGGCGGGCGTGCCGGCCACCGACCCCGACGAACTGCGCTACACCCTGGAGTCCCGGCTGCACGTCCTGCCCAGCTTCGCCACCGTCGCCGGCTCGGGCTCGCCCGGAGTGATCAGCGGACTGTCCATGCCGGGCATCGAGGTCGACCTCGCCCGCGTCCTGCACGGCGGCCAGAGCCTGGTGATCCACCGGCCCCTCCCGGCGACGGGCACGGCCACCGCGACCAACCGGATCGCCGCCATCCACGACAAGGGCAAGGCCGCCGTCCTCGTGATGCGTACCGAAGTCGCCGACACCGACGGCCCGTTGTGGACCAACGACGCCCAGATCTTCGTACGGGGAGAAGGCGGGTGGGGAGGGGACCGCGGCCCTTCCGCCCGCCTCGACCCCCCGACCGGCGAACCCGACCGGGTCGTCGAGCGGCCCGTCCGCGAGGACCAGGCCCTGCTCTACCGGCTCTCCGGCGACTGGAACCCCCTGCACGCCGACCCCGAGTTCGCCAAGGTCGCCGGGTTCGAGCGGCCCATCCTGCACGGACTGTGCACCTACGGCATCACCCTCAAGGCGGTCGTCGACACGCTGCTCGGCGGCGACGTGACCCGGGTGCGGTCGTACGTCACCCGGTTCGCCGGGGTCGTGTACCCGGGGGAGACCTTGCGGATCCGTATGTGGCACACACCGCAGTCCACGAGGGTCGCCGTCAGCGCCGTCGAGCGGGACGACGCGCCCGTCCTCGCCGACACCATCGTCGAACACTCCTGA
- a CDS encoding response regulator has translation MPRDHRPAKSIRVLLAEDQGMMRGALALLLGMEPDIEVVAQVSAGDAIVDAAVVHRPDVALLDIELPGRSGLDAAAELRDQVPDCRVLILTTFARPGYLRRAMEAGAAGFLVKDGPVEELAVAIRRVLTGETVIDPALAAAAPSAGPNPLTTPECDVLNASTDGATVADLATKLHLSESTVRNHLSSAIGKTGTRNRMEALREARQQGWL, from the coding sequence ATGCCGCGGGACCACCGGCCCGCCAAGTCCATCCGGGTTCTGCTCGCCGAGGACCAGGGCATGATGCGCGGGGCTCTCGCTTTACTGCTGGGGATGGAGCCGGACATCGAGGTCGTGGCGCAGGTGTCGGCCGGGGACGCGATCGTGGACGCCGCTGTCGTCCACCGCCCGGACGTCGCGCTGCTCGACATCGAACTACCGGGCCGCAGCGGGCTGGACGCCGCGGCCGAGCTGCGCGACCAGGTTCCCGACTGCCGGGTGCTGATCCTGACGACCTTCGCCCGCCCTGGGTATCTGCGCCGGGCCATGGAGGCGGGAGCCGCCGGTTTTCTGGTGAAGGACGGTCCCGTGGAGGAACTGGCGGTCGCGATCCGCCGCGTGCTGACCGGCGAGACGGTGATCGACCCGGCCCTCGCCGCGGCCGCCCCCAGTGCCGGCCCCAACCCGCTCACGACCCCCGAGTGCGACGTCCTCAACGCCTCGACGGACGGCGCGACGGTCGCCGACCTCGCGACCAAGCTGCATCTGTCCGAGTCCACCGTCCGCAACCACCTCTCCTCCGCCATCGGCAAGACGGGCACACGCAACCGGATGGAGGCACTGCGGGAGGCACGGCAGCAGGGGTGGCTGTAG
- a CDS encoding MFS transporter translates to MTLMLRAADATTRTSRRSAPPAWLVVALACAGQFLVVLDVSVVNVALPSMRADLAMSAQGLQWVVNAYAIAFAGFMLLGGRAGDLYGRKRMFLVGLAVFTLASLAGGLAQQDWQLLLARAVQGLGAAVLAPSTLTIVTAAVPEGAARARAIGTWTAVGAGGGAAGGLVGGALVEVLSWRWVLLINVPVGAVVLAGALRWLAESRAGDGRRLDLPGAVLVTAGLGTLAYGISQTEASGWTATATVVPLLAGLALIGVFVLVESRTAAPLMPLGLFRVRAVSSANGAMFLCGSAMFCMWFFMTLYAQNVLGYTPLEAGLALVPSSLAVLLGSKLAPRLMPRLGPRNVAAAGTLVAVVGFGWQSTLSAQGAYVTSIMVPGILMMLGAGLAATPLAALATSGAEPGEAGLVSGLVNTSRTIGGSLGLAILSTLAAARSGGSATPQALTEGYALAFRTGAWVLAGGVVLMLVWLPRRPAGH, encoded by the coding sequence ATGACACTCATGCTCCGAGCCGCTGACGCCACCACCCGTACGTCCCGCCGCAGCGCCCCTCCCGCCTGGCTGGTGGTGGCGCTCGCGTGTGCCGGGCAGTTCCTGGTCGTGCTCGACGTGTCCGTGGTGAACGTGGCCCTGCCGTCGATGCGGGCCGACCTGGCGATGAGCGCGCAGGGCCTGCAGTGGGTCGTGAACGCGTACGCGATCGCCTTCGCGGGGTTCATGCTGCTCGGCGGGCGCGCCGGGGACCTGTACGGCCGTAAGCGCATGTTCCTCGTCGGGCTCGCCGTGTTCACCCTGGCCTCGCTGGCCGGCGGGCTGGCCCAGCAGGACTGGCAGCTGCTGCTCGCGCGGGCCGTGCAGGGGCTGGGGGCGGCGGTGCTGGCCCCCTCGACGCTGACGATCGTCACGGCGGCGGTGCCGGAGGGGGCGGCGCGGGCGCGGGCGATAGGCACCTGGACGGCCGTCGGCGCGGGCGGCGGGGCGGCGGGCGGGCTCGTCGGCGGGGCGCTGGTGGAGGTGCTGTCGTGGCGCTGGGTCCTGCTGATCAACGTGCCGGTGGGCGCGGTGGTGCTGGCCGGTGCCCTTCGCTGGCTCGCGGAGAGCCGGGCCGGGGACGGGCGGCGGCTGGACCTGCCGGGAGCGGTGCTGGTGACGGCGGGACTGGGGACGCTGGCGTACGGCATCTCGCAGACGGAGGCCTCCGGCTGGACGGCGACGGCCACGGTCGTGCCGCTGCTCGCCGGTCTCGCCCTGATCGGCGTCTTCGTCCTCGTGGAGTCGCGTACCGCGGCTCCGCTGATGCCGCTCGGGCTGTTCCGGGTACGGGCGGTGTCGTCGGCGAACGGGGCGATGTTCCTGTGCGGGTCGGCGATGTTCTGCATGTGGTTCTTCATGACGCTGTACGCGCAGAACGTGCTCGGCTACACCCCGCTGGAAGCCGGCCTGGCCCTGGTGCCGAGCTCGCTGGCCGTGCTCCTCGGCTCCAAGCTCGCGCCGCGCCTCATGCCACGGCTCGGCCCGCGCAACGTGGCCGCCGCCGGCACGCTCGTGGCGGTCGTCGGCTTCGGCTGGCAGTCGACGCTGAGCGCGCAGGGCGCGTACGTCACCTCGATCATGGTGCCGGGCATCCTGATGATGCTGGGTGCGGGCCTGGCGGCGACCCCGCTCGCGGCGCTGGCCACGTCCGGGGCGGAGCCGGGGGAGGCCGGGCTGGTGTCGGGCCTGGTCAACACCTCGCGCACGATCGGCGGTTCGCTGGGCCTCGCGATCCTGTCGACCCTGGCGGCGGCCCGCTCGGGCGGCAGCGCGACCCCTCAGGCGCTGACGGAGGGGTACGCGCTGGCGTTCCGGACGGGGGCGTGGGTGCTGGCGGGGGGAGTGGTGCTGATGCTGGTGTGGTTGCCGCGGAGGCCTGCCGGCCACTGA
- a CDS encoding MFS transporter, whose amino-acid sequence MTQTTNEQPTGRATGPLVPVLAFAGIVVAVMQTLLVPVIKDLPQLLSTAPSNATWVLTSTLLSGAVATPIMGRLGDLYGKRRMLIASLAVMVVGALISAFTSTLLPMIVGRTLQGFAMGAIPLGIGLMRDMLPRERLGSAMALMSSSIGVGGGLALPAAALVAQHANWHALFYGAAGLGILAIALTLLVVPESKVRAEGSFDALGALGLSAGLVLFLLPITKGSDWGWASATTLGLFGASVAVLLLWGVYELRTKAPLVDLRTTARPAVLFTNLASIMVGVSFYVVSLVLPQLLQLPKETGYGLGQSMVVAGLLVAPLGLTMMFTAPVYARLSAKYGPKTTLILGLLIIAVGYGAGLGLMSAPWQSLVISVILGAGIGLAYSSLPALIIGAVPASETGAANGLNTLMRSIGTSVSSAVIGMVLANTANNVGGVEIPTMHGFRVSFLIATAAVAVGLLLALFLPKQRPAAAHPQLRASSEEDANLERAEEVLRGFRGRVLDATGTPVARAKVTLIDRRGRQAGATLSSEDGTYALTVPAQGAYVLAARADGHAPLASSATHTGDDSAVDLDLSLPGETVSA is encoded by the coding sequence ATGACACAAACGACGAACGAACAGCCCACCGGCAGAGCGACCGGCCCCCTCGTCCCGGTCCTCGCCTTCGCGGGCATCGTTGTCGCGGTGATGCAGACCCTGCTCGTCCCGGTCATCAAGGACCTGCCGCAGCTGCTGAGCACCGCGCCCAGCAACGCCACCTGGGTCCTGACCTCCACGCTGCTCTCCGGCGCCGTCGCGACCCCGATCATGGGCCGGCTCGGTGACCTCTACGGCAAGCGGCGCATGCTGATAGCCAGCCTGGCCGTCATGGTGGTCGGCGCGCTGATCAGCGCGTTCACCAGCACCCTCCTCCCCATGATCGTCGGCCGTACCCTCCAGGGCTTCGCCATGGGCGCGATCCCCCTCGGCATCGGCCTGATGCGCGACATGCTGCCCCGCGAGCGGCTCGGCTCCGCGATGGCCCTGATGAGCTCCTCGATCGGCGTCGGCGGCGGCCTCGCCCTGCCCGCCGCGGCCCTGGTCGCCCAGCACGCGAACTGGCACGCCCTCTTCTACGGCGCCGCAGGCCTCGGCATCCTCGCCATCGCCCTCACCCTCCTCGTCGTACCGGAGTCCAAGGTCCGCGCGGAAGGCTCCTTCGACGCCCTCGGCGCCCTCGGCCTCTCCGCCGGCCTCGTCCTCTTCCTCCTCCCCATCACCAAGGGCAGCGACTGGGGCTGGGCCTCGGCCACCACGCTCGGCCTGTTCGGTGCCTCGGTCGCCGTCCTCCTCCTCTGGGGCGTCTACGAGCTGCGCACGAAGGCACCCCTCGTCGACCTGCGCACCACGGCCCGCCCGGCCGTCCTCTTCACCAACCTCGCGTCGATCATGGTCGGGGTCTCGTTCTACGTCGTCTCGCTCGTCCTCCCCCAGCTGCTCCAGCTGCCGAAGGAGACCGGCTACGGCCTCGGCCAGTCGATGGTCGTCGCGGGCCTGCTGGTCGCCCCGCTGGGCCTGACGATGATGTTCACCGCCCCCGTCTACGCCCGCCTCTCCGCGAAGTACGGCCCCAAGACCACCCTGATCCTCGGCCTGCTGATCATCGCGGTCGGCTACGGCGCCGGCCTCGGCCTGATGAGCGCCCCCTGGCAGAGCCTCGTCATCTCCGTGATCCTCGGCGCGGGCATCGGCCTCGCCTACTCCTCCCTCCCCGCCCTGATCATCGGCGCGGTCCCGGCCTCGGAGACGGGCGCGGCGAACGGTCTCAACACCCTGATGCGCTCCATCGGTACGTCCGTGTCGAGCGCCGTCATCGGCATGGTGCTGGCGAACACCGCGAACAACGTCGGCGGCGTGGAGATCCCGACGATGCACGGCTTCCGCGTCTCCTTCCTCATCGCCACCGCCGCGGTCGCCGTCGGCCTGCTCCTGGCCCTCTTCCTCCCGAAGCAACGCCCCGCCGCCGCCCACCCGCAGCTGCGGGCCAGCAGCGAGGAGGACGCCAACCTGGAGCGCGCCGAGGAGGTCCTGCGCGGCTTCCGCGGCCGCGTCCTGGACGCCACGGGCACTCCGGTGGCCCGCGCCAAGGTCACCCTGATCGACCGCCGGGGCCGCCAGGCGGGCGCCACCCTCTCCTCGGAGGACGGCACCTACGCCCTCACCGTCCCCGCCCAGGGCGCCTACGTCCTGGCCGCCCGAGCCGACGGCCACGCCCCGCTCGCCTCGTCGGCGACCCACACGGGCGATGACAGCGCCGTGGACCTCGACCTGTCGCTGCCGGGGGAGACGGTCAGCGCCTGA
- a CDS encoding class I SAM-dependent methyltransferase: MAPAPKPEILAAFEAAKGFMPVGEGLALYAAALEAGLLGLPLLEVGTYCGRSTILLAEAARQAGVTALTVDHHRGSEEQQPGWEYHDPETVDPEIGLMDTLPTFRRTLHKAGLEDHVVALVGRSPQVAKIWGTPLGLVFIDGGHTDEHATADYEGWAPHVAEGGLLAIHDVFPNPADEFTGQAPYRVYLRALESGAFTEVSVTESLRVLKRTGTGV, translated from the coding sequence ATGGCCCCGGCCCCCAAGCCCGAGATCCTGGCCGCGTTCGAGGCGGCGAAGGGCTTCATGCCCGTGGGCGAGGGGCTCGCGCTCTACGCGGCAGCCCTGGAGGCCGGGCTCCTCGGCCTTCCCCTCCTGGAGGTCGGCACGTACTGCGGCCGCTCAACGATCCTGCTCGCCGAAGCCGCCCGCCAGGCCGGGGTGACGGCCCTCACGGTCGACCACCACCGCGGCAGCGAGGAGCAGCAGCCGGGCTGGGAGTACCACGACCCCGAGACGGTCGACCCCGAGATCGGCCTGATGGACACACTGCCGACCTTCCGCCGCACCCTGCACAAGGCGGGCCTGGAGGACCACGTCGTCGCGCTGGTCGGCCGCTCCCCGCAGGTGGCGAAGATCTGGGGCACCCCCCTCGGCCTGGTCTTCATCGACGGCGGCCACACCGACGAACACGCCACCGCCGACTACGAGGGCTGGGCCCCCCACGTCGCCGAAGGCGGACTGCTGGCCATCCACGACGTGTTCCCGAACCCGGCGGACGAGTTCACGGGCCAGGCCCCCTACCGCGTGTACTTGCGGGCACTGGAGTCCGGGGCCTTCACGGAGGTGTCGGTGACGGAGTCGCTGCGGGTGCTGAAGCGGACGGGGACAGGGGTCTGA
- a CDS encoding N-acetylmuramoyl-L-alanine amidase — translation MSYVGPDFDPPQPRRSRRRTLTVAVAALVPGALLGWVIYEAVGGPGDGGGSGNAAVRPSSATPSNTAPTASSTNDDKPPGPTPTAESTADSTSAPAASGPLKGKVVVIDPGHNPNNFQRTAEINRKVNIGTNWKECDTTGTSTNDGYSEAKFTLDVAHRMRTLLERQGATVKFTQDGDRSWGPCVDERAQIGNKAHADAVVSIHADGAGAGQRGFHVILPGKVNEGAANTGPIVIPSRDLGERIAGSFVRVTGSAPSNYVGAGTGLVTREDLGGLNLSTVPKVFIECGNMRDSKDAALLTSSAWRQKAAQGISEGIVSFLRG, via the coding sequence GTGTCGTACGTAGGCCCGGACTTCGATCCTCCCCAGCCCCGCCGCAGCCGCCGCCGAACCCTGACCGTCGCGGTCGCCGCGCTCGTGCCGGGGGCCCTGCTCGGGTGGGTGATCTACGAGGCCGTGGGCGGCCCCGGCGACGGAGGCGGCTCGGGCAACGCGGCCGTACGTCCGTCGTCCGCGACACCGTCGAACACCGCACCGACGGCGTCCTCCACCAACGACGACAAGCCGCCGGGTCCCACCCCCACTGCCGAGTCCACCGCCGACTCCACTTCCGCGCCCGCCGCCTCCGGCCCCCTCAAAGGCAAGGTCGTCGTCATCGACCCGGGCCACAACCCGAACAACTTCCAGCGCACGGCCGAAATCAACCGCAAGGTGAACATCGGCACGAACTGGAAGGAGTGCGACACGACGGGTACTTCGACCAACGACGGCTACAGCGAGGCCAAGTTCACGCTGGACGTCGCCCACCGCATGCGCACCCTGCTGGAAAGGCAGGGCGCCACGGTCAAGTTCACACAGGACGGCGACCGCTCGTGGGGTCCGTGCGTGGACGAACGCGCACAGATCGGCAACAAGGCGCACGCCGACGCCGTCGTCTCCATCCACGCCGACGGCGCGGGCGCCGGCCAACGGGGCTTCCACGTCATCCTCCCCGGCAAGGTGAACGAGGGCGCCGCCAACACCGGCCCCATCGTCATCCCCTCCCGCGACCTCGGCGAGCGCATCGCGGGTTCCTTCGTCCGCGTCACGGGCAGCGCACCCTCCAACTACGTCGGCGCCGGCACCGGTCTCGTCACGCGCGAGGACCTGGGCGGTCTCAATCTGTCAACGGTTCCCAAGGTGTTCATCGAGTGCGGCAACATGCGCGATAGCAAGGACGCGGCGTTGCTCACCAGTAGCGCGTGGCGGCAGAAGGCGGCGCAAGGAATCTCTGAGGGAATCGTGAGTTTCCTGCGCGGGTAG